The window AGCCTCTTGTTGCATCGGGTTTAATCCATCTAATAAACGTTGACTAATATATTGCATGTTTACTCCCACCGCCTTATACAAACATTTGTTCTTATTATATTATAAAACCTGCTCTTTTGCTACTTGTACAGTTTTTAATGCTTCTTCTAAATTATCGTAAATAAGGTTACCGACGACTATTGTGTCTGCGTGCTCGGCCATTTCTTTTGCTTTTTCAGAATCTGTAATGCCTCCACCGTAAAAAAGCTGTGCTTCATCTAGTGTGGCGCTAATTTTTTTTACAAGCTGTACGTCCCCATATGTTCCACTATATTCTAGATAGAAAATCGGGAGCTTGAACACCTTTTCAGAAAGTCTAGCATACGCTATTACGTCCTCTTCGGAAAGGTCTGTTTGTGCATTGGTTAATTTTGCTGCTTTGCAGTCGGGGTTTAAAATGCAGTAACCTTCCGTCATCACTTCGTCCCAATCCATCACATCACCGTATTCCTTTAGTGCTTGTTGATGTAGTCCTACAATCCATTCAGGATTAGGGCTATTGAGGACGGTAGGGATAAAATAAAAGTCAAATCCCGGTGTAACGGATTCTATGTTTGATACTTCTAGAACACATGGCACCGTATATCTGCGAATGCTGCTCATTAAATGGAGAACATTATCAATCGTAACTCCGTCAGTTCCGCCAACTATGATAGCATCTGTACCTGATTCACATATTTGTTCTAATGTTTTGTCGTCCATTGGTTTGTTTGGATCTAATTTAAAAATGTGTCTCCATTCCCGTACATTATACATAAAGAAAGTCTTCCTCCAATTCTTATTCCATTTTTTCATTATATCAAAATTAAGGGAAGGCGAAAAAGGGAATGGTTGAGGAAATATGATGAGTTTTTTAATGGTTGTTACTGTTTTGGTGCCGGATTACTACCCGGGTGGCTTTGGGTGAGTAGTTTTAATTGGTTTGTTAATGTTTTTAGTATTTGGGGTTCGTATTAATAGATTTTTTGTTACACTTTGAGTAATTTATGCTACACCTCGTTTCTTTTTTTACTACACTCCCTCAACTTTACGCTACACCTTAACACCTTTACCCTGTCGCTAAATATTTGCATAATATTTCCTTAACCCCCTACCAAAAGTTTCATCTTTCTGTATTCGGGTATACATAAAAACATACAACCATACTGTTATATCAGGAGGTGTTGAAAATGCCTATTTGGGCTTGGTTCGTCATTGGCTTTTTAGCCTTACTCGTATTTGGAGCAATCGTTGACTATGTAAACAAGCAAAAAAGAAAAGGTTTAACAGACACAACCGATGCATATGACGTAGATGATGTAAAAACAAAACAACATTCCAATCCATACCTTTAAATGATGTAGATATACGAACTAAAAAATGGATGTTCACCTGATAATCTAGTGAACATCCATTTTTTATTTTTCTTCTGTATCCGTAATTCTTTCTAGGGCCATTTCGTATGCGTCATTGCCGTAATTTAAGCATCTTTTCACACGAGAAATTGTTGCTGTACTTGCTCCCGTTTCTGTTTCTATTTTATGATAGGTAAATCCATCGCGAAGCATTCTTGCTACTTCCAGACGTTGTGCTAAAGATTGAATTTCATTCATTGTGCAAAGGTCATCAAAAAAACGATAACATTCTTCTACATCTTTTAATGAAAGAACTGCCTCAAATAATTGATCGAGTTCTCTTCCACGCAGCTTATTAATTTGCATTACTTTACAACTCCTTTATTCATAATGAACGAAATCTAAAGATGGAACTATGTTAACCCACGTTTTCCCTGGGGTAAATGGGACAGGTTGACCATCTTTTACAGGAATTAACCTTCCATTATCTTCTTTCCATTCAAGTTCATAACGTTTACCTTGTTGAATTAATACAGCACGGCCACCAGCTGTTAAATTTATCTCTCGTCGTCCAACTTTATCTACTACTTCATGTGCTGTTTCTATTATAAATATATTTTGAGCTACAACATCTTCTAACGTTTCTAAGTCTTTTGTTCTTTCACCACCGCTGTATCGTTGAAAAAGCTCATCTTCTTTACTATACTCGTAAGCAACTTGTGCGACAAGGCGTGTAGAATAGTTTATCTTTACTTTATTTATTTCTACTCCATTCAACTCTTGTTCTTCATTTTGCGATAGGAACAAATAAGGAGTCGTTTCTCCTTCCATATTAAACCCTAATTCAGACGCACCTTTTTCAATATTCTCGAAAGAGATATACGAGTTATGTGGGGCTTGACGGAAAGATGCTCTCTTAAATAATGTGC is drawn from Bacillus alkalisoli and contains these coding sequences:
- a CDS encoding heptaprenylglyceryl phosphate synthase, producing the protein MYNVREWRHIFKLDPNKPMDDKTLEQICESGTDAIIVGGTDGVTIDNVLHLMSSIRRYTVPCVLEVSNIESVTPGFDFYFIPTVLNSPNPEWIVGLHQQALKEYGDVMDWDEVMTEGYCILNPDCKAAKLTNAQTDLSEEDVIAYARLSEKVFKLPIFYLEYSGTYGDVQLVKKISATLDEAQLFYGGGITDSEKAKEMAEHADTIVVGNLIYDNLEEALKTVQVAKEQVL
- a CDS encoding YerC/YecD family TrpR-related protein, which produces MQINKLRGRELDQLFEAVLSLKDVEECYRFFDDLCTMNEIQSLAQRLEVARMLRDGFTYHKIETETGASTATISRVKRCLNYGNDAYEMALERITDTEEK
- a CDS encoding DUF3048 domain-containing protein → MKKYSYLLLSILLTIVLVGCKSEESVTENNEEQITPVEEIEEEEIIEEPSGITAPLTGLEVDEEVTKRPIAVVINNDVKARPQSGLYKADVVVEILSEGDITRLIAIYQSELPEKVGPVRSARDYFLDIAKPYNPIFVAHGYSPAAKQRLDAGELDSINGMLYDGTLFKRASFRQAPHNSYISFENIEKGASELGFNMEGETTPYLFLSQNEEQELNGVEINKVKINYSTRLVAQVAYEYSKEDELFQRYSGGERTKDLETLEDVVAQNIFIIETAHEVVDKVGRREINLTAGGRAVLIQQGKRYELEWKEDNGRLIPVKDGQPVPFTPGKTWVNIVPSLDFVHYE